One region of Chryseobacterium sp. C-71 genomic DNA includes:
- a CDS encoding urocanate hydratase, giving the protein MTFQEQIQQGIPTELPQPKPYETHINHAPKRKEILSDEEKKLALKNALRYFEPKFHSELLPEFKEELEKYGRIYMYRFRPDYEMKARDIAEYPGKSEQAKAIMLMIQNNLDYAVAQHPHELITYGGNGAVFSNWAQYLLTMKYLSEMTDEQTLTMYSGHPMGLFPSHKDAPRVVVTNGMMIPNYSKPDDWEKFNALGVSQYGQMTAGSYMYIGPQGIVHGTTITVLNAFRKINKEPKGGLFVTSGLGGMSGAQPKAGTIAGCVTVIAEVNPKITKIRHDQKWVNEIHDNLDELVARVRKAQENKEAVSLAYLGNIVEVWEKFDEENLRIDIGSDQTSLHNPWAGGYYPAGQTFEESNKMMAENPELFKEKVQETLRRHASAINKHTSKGTYFFDYGNAFLLEASRAGADVMSDHPTLGREFKFPSYVQDIMGPMCFDYGFGPFRWVCASGKPEDLQKTDEIACQVLEEMIKTSPKEIQQQMKDNITWIKGAQENNLVVGSQARILYADAEGRMKIAEAFNKAIANGEIGAVVLGRDHHDVSGTDSPYRETSNIYDGSRFTADMAIHNVIGDSFRGATWVSIHNGGGVGWGEVINGGFGMLLDGSNDADRRLKSMLFWDVNNGISRRSWARNEGAVFAIKRAMEAEPNLKVTLPNFVDENLF; this is encoded by the coding sequence ATGACTTTTCAGGAACAGATACAACAAGGAATTCCAACAGAATTGCCTCAACCAAAACCATACGAAACCCACATCAACCACGCACCAAAACGTAAAGAAATTCTATCAGACGAAGAGAAAAAACTCGCTCTGAAAAATGCTTTGCGTTATTTCGAACCCAAATTCCACTCAGAATTGTTGCCGGAATTTAAAGAAGAACTGGAAAAATACGGTAGAATTTATATGTACCGCTTCCGTCCGGATTATGAGATGAAAGCAAGAGATATTGCAGAATATCCCGGAAAATCTGAACAGGCAAAAGCAATTATGCTGATGATTCAGAATAATCTGGATTATGCGGTAGCGCAACATCCGCACGAACTGATTACTTACGGTGGAAACGGTGCGGTGTTCAGCAACTGGGCGCAGTATCTTCTGACGATGAAATATCTGTCGGAAATGACTGACGAACAAACATTAACGATGTATTCCGGACATCCGATGGGATTGTTTCCTTCGCACAAAGATGCTCCAAGAGTGGTGGTGACGAACGGAATGATGATTCCAAATTATTCCAAGCCGGATGATTGGGAAAAATTCAATGCGCTGGGTGTTTCGCAGTACGGACAAATGACAGCAGGATCTTATATGTACATCGGTCCGCAGGGAATTGTGCATGGAACGACGATTACCGTTTTGAATGCTTTCAGAAAAATTAATAAAGAACCAAAAGGCGGATTATTCGTCACTTCCGGTTTGGGCGGAATGTCCGGCGCTCAGCCAAAAGCGGGAACCATCGCAGGTTGTGTTACAGTGATTGCGGAAGTGAATCCAAAGATTACCAAAATTCGTCACGACCAGAAATGGGTGAATGAAATCCATGATAATCTTGATGAACTGGTAGCAAGAGTCAGAAAAGCTCAGGAAAATAAAGAAGCGGTTTCTCTGGCTTATCTTGGAAACATCGTTGAGGTCTGGGAAAAATTTGATGAAGAAAATTTAAGAATTGATATTGGTTCAGATCAGACTTCGCTTCACAATCCTTGGGCGGGCGGTTATTATCCAGCCGGACAAACCTTTGAAGAATCAAACAAAATGATGGCAGAAAACCCTGAATTATTCAAAGAAAAAGTTCAGGAAACATTGAGAAGACACGCTTCCGCTATCAATAAACATACATCAAAAGGAACTTATTTTTTTGATTACGGAAACGCATTTTTACTCGAAGCTTCCAGAGCCGGAGCCGATGTAATGTCAGATCATCCTACGTTGGGAAGAGAGTTCAAATTCCCTTCTTACGTTCAGGATATTATGGGACCGATGTGTTTTGATTACGGTTTTGGGCCGTTCCGTTGGGTTTGTGCAAGTGGAAAACCGGAAGATTTGCAGAAAACAGATGAAATTGCCTGTCAGGTTTTAGAGGAAATGATTAAAACATCTCCCAAAGAAATCCAGCAACAGATGAAAGACAATATCACTTGGATTAAAGGCGCTCAGGAAAACAATCTGGTCGTTGGTTCGCAGGCGAGAATTCTGTACGCCGATGCGGAAGGAAGAATGAAAATCGCTGAAGCCTTCAACAAAGCCATTGCCAACGGAGAGATCGGAGCGGTGGTTTTGGGAAGAGACCATCACGATGTTTCGGGGACGGATTCGCCGTACAGAGAGACTTCCAATATTTATGACGGCTCAAGATTTACGGCAGATATGGCGATTCACAATGTGATTGGCGACAGTTTCCGTGGCGCGACCTGGGTGAGCATCCACAACGGTGGTGGCGTTGGCTGGGGCGAAGTGATCAACGGTGGCTTCGGGATGCTGCTCGACGGTAGCAATGATGCCGACAGAAGATTAAAATCAATGCTTTTCTGGGACGTTAACAACGGAATTTCCCGACGAAGCTGGGCAAGAAATGAAGGTGCAGTTTTCGCCATCAAAAGAGCAATGGAAGCAGAACCGAATTTGAAGGTGACGTTGCCGAATTTTGTGGATGAAAATCTTTTCTAA
- a CDS encoding DUF1883 domain-containing protein: protein MKYQVHDLGQLSGGEIVEVTLAGTAANVKLMDSSNFSNYKYGKNHKYYGGYIKHSPYRVSVPNFGRWYITIDLGGYSGTIRSAVKVIK from the coding sequence ATGAAATATCAAGTACACGATTTAGGTCAATTAAGTGGTGGAGAAATAGTTGAAGTGACTTTAGCAGGAACTGCTGCAAATGTTAAACTTATGGATAGTTCAAACTTTTCAAATTATAAATATGGAAAAAATCATAAATATTATGGAGGATATATAAAGCATTCTCCTTATCGAGTTTCAGTTCCAAATTTTGGAAGATGGTATATAACGATAGATTTAGGAGGCTACTCAGGAACAATACGCTCTGCCGTAAAGGTTATTAAATAA
- a CDS encoding peptidoglycan DD-metalloendopeptidase family protein, translating to MNTLEDILQKQTNVKVIDASIDTKDYVAIDLSARHTDALNLDLTNAEKFEEFIEEHLLENKAKVAFGGYLERRNLYKRSENFNAENTEERNIHLGLDLWIKAGTPVLSALNGTVHSFQNNTFLGDYGPTVILQHEIEGVTFYTLYGHLSLESLDGKSEGQPVKKGEKIAELGKPPVNGDYAPHLHFQIIKDLENKKGDYPGVCSENDLGFYSKNCPDPDILLKITE from the coding sequence ATGAACACATTAGAAGATATTCTCCAAAAGCAAACCAACGTAAAAGTGATTGACGCTTCCATCGATACCAAAGATTATGTGGCGATTGATCTCTCGGCTCGGCATACGGATGCTTTAAATCTGGATCTTACCAATGCAGAAAAATTTGAAGAATTTATTGAAGAGCATCTATTAGAAAATAAAGCGAAAGTAGCATTTGGCGGTTATCTGGAAAGGCGAAATCTGTATAAAAGAAGCGAAAATTTTAATGCCGAAAATACAGAAGAGAGAAACATTCATCTTGGTCTGGATTTGTGGATCAAAGCAGGAACTCCTGTGTTAAGTGCTTTGAACGGCACCGTTCACAGTTTTCAAAACAATACTTTTCTGGGCGATTATGGTCCGACGGTTATTCTTCAGCATGAAATTGAAGGCGTTACTTTTTACACGCTGTACGGTCACCTTAGCCTGGAAAGTCTTGATGGAAAAAGTGAAGGTCAACCCGTAAAAAAAGGAGAAAAGATTGCCGAACTCGGAAAACCGCCGGTGAATGGTGATTATGCGCCACATCTGCATTTTCAGATCATTAAAGATTTGGAAAATAAAAAAGGCGATTATCCCGGAGTCTGCAGTGAAAATGATCTCGGTTTTTACAGTAAAAATTGCCCGGATCCGGATATTTTGTTGAAGATTACCGAGTAG
- a CDS encoding IS110 family transposase, whose amino-acid sequence MEKVFIGIDISKLTLDVFVKGGSKTQHYQIENNSKAIKKFFKSFSNTADTVVGMENTGRYNFELYEVLSNMDLLVFVINPLHLKKSIGFLRGKNDKLDSQRICIFLEKNHMDLEPWIAKSSEIQKISLLNAERRHRVKIKAGLLRQMKDLSFLKNHTDKEIIKLNKQLILLLDKQIKTVEKKMVEIIESNVELKDQYKRIQTVPGVGKVLATMLIVKTNGFTEIQSARKMACYSGVVPFDHRSGSSIYYKPRVSTMADKELKKILHLAALSSIRLKNDLASYFQRKVLEGKNKMSVLNAIRNKIIHRVYALIKNNSVYKNNLLMS is encoded by the coding sequence ATGGAAAAAGTTTTTATTGGAATTGACATTAGTAAACTAACTCTGGATGTTTTCGTTAAGGGAGGTTCTAAAACACAGCATTATCAAATTGAGAATAATTCGAAAGCTATCAAAAAGTTTTTCAAAAGTTTCTCCAATACTGCAGATACCGTTGTAGGAATGGAAAATACAGGAAGGTATAATTTTGAACTTTACGAAGTTCTAAGTAATATGGACCTTTTAGTTTTTGTTATAAATCCACTTCATTTAAAGAAAAGCATCGGTTTTTTAAGGGGTAAGAATGATAAACTCGACAGTCAGAGAATTTGTATTTTTTTGGAGAAAAACCACATGGATTTAGAGCCTTGGATTGCTAAATCTTCAGAGATTCAAAAGATAAGTTTACTCAATGCAGAACGTAGACACAGAGTAAAAATAAAAGCAGGTTTATTAAGACAGATGAAAGATTTAAGCTTTCTTAAAAATCATACAGATAAGGAAATTATAAAACTTAATAAACAATTGATTTTACTTTTAGACAAGCAGATTAAAACAGTTGAGAAAAAGATGGTAGAGATTATTGAATCGAATGTAGAATTGAAGGATCAATATAAAAGAATACAGACTGTCCCAGGTGTTGGAAAAGTATTGGCTACTATGCTAATTGTTAAAACTAATGGATTTACAGAGATTCAATCGGCAAGAAAGATGGCTTGTTATTCAGGGGTAGTTCCGTTTGATCATCGCTCAGGTTCATCAATCTATTACAAACCTCGAGTCTCTACGATGGCTGATAAGGAATTAAAAAAGATTTTACATTTAGCTGCGTTGAGCTCCATAAGATTGAAAAATGATCTCGCTTCATATTTTCAAAGAAAGGTTTTAGAGGGAAAGAATAAAATGTCTGTCTTAAATGCAATTAGAAATAAAATCATACACAGAGTTTATGCTTTGATAAAAAATAATTCTGTGTATAAAAATAATTTGCTTATGTCATAG
- a CDS encoding IS982 family transposase — MILKDQITNIFVQVDDFCKEFDFQIKHMKFQALGDQKKRRNRRSMMSDSEIITIMIGFHLGAHKTFKHYYQEIVCGYWNNLFPKALSYNRFIELQQRSFVVFALFLKEKCLGKCTGISFMDSTTLKVCRNQRIHNHKVFKGLAERGKSSMGWFYGFKLHLVCNEKGELLSFYITKGNIDDRNPKHIKKMTQQLFGKLFADKGYLSKALWEMLFADGIQLFTKLRKNMKNHIMKMEDKILLRKRAIIETINDELKNHCQVEHTRHRSVSNFMMNILGSLTAYCFFPKKPSLNLKKVNDGQLFLNFA, encoded by the coding sequence ATGATTTTGAAAGACCAAATTACAAATATTTTTGTACAAGTTGATGATTTCTGTAAAGAATTTGATTTCCAAATCAAACACATGAAATTTCAGGCGCTCGGCGACCAAAAGAAGAGAAGAAACAGAAGATCTATGATGTCGGATTCTGAAATTATTACGATTATGATTGGTTTTCATCTGGGTGCACACAAAACATTTAAGCATTATTATCAGGAAATAGTTTGTGGTTATTGGAATAATTTGTTTCCCAAAGCCCTTTCCTACAATAGATTTATAGAACTTCAGCAAAGAAGCTTTGTGGTTTTTGCCTTATTTTTGAAAGAAAAATGTCTGGGTAAATGTACTGGAATCAGCTTTATGGACAGCACAACTTTGAAAGTTTGCAGAAACCAAAGGATTCACAATCACAAAGTTTTCAAAGGTTTGGCAGAGCGAGGAAAATCTTCGATGGGTTGGTTTTATGGGTTTAAACTGCATTTGGTTTGTAATGAAAAGGGAGAACTTTTATCCTTTTATATAACGAAAGGAAATATTGATGACAGAAACCCAAAGCATATCAAAAAAATGACGCAGCAGCTTTTTGGAAAACTATTTGCCGATAAAGGATATCTTTCCAAGGCTCTTTGGGAAATGCTTTTTGCTGATGGAATCCAGCTTTTTACTAAACTTCGTAAGAATATGAAGAATCATATTATGAAAATGGAAGACAAAATTTTGCTCCGAAAAAGAGCCATCATTGAAACGATCAATGATGAATTAAAGAACCATTGTCAAGTGGAACATACTCGCCACAGAAGTGTTAGTAATTTTATGATGAATATTTTGGGGAGCTTAACTGCTTATTGTTTCTTCCCCAAAAAACCATCATTAAACTTAAAAAAAGTAAATGATGGTCAATTGTTTTTAAATTTTGCTTAA